A DNA window from Chiroxiphia lanceolata isolate bChiLan1 chromosome 6, bChiLan1.pri, whole genome shotgun sequence contains the following coding sequences:
- the CHST14 gene encoding carbohydrate sulfotransferase 14, translating into MLMFGVILASSGLLLMIQRGILAQVGPPPPHPPAGPPSRREPPAGPGLELEVLRDTRNRTIRALCGQRSMPRTVWDLPAGQRRTLLRHLLVSDKYRFLYCYVPKVACSNWKRILKVLDGALESVDVQGKMDHKSDLVFLGDMKPEEISYRLKHYYKFLFVRNPMERLLSAYRNKFGEIKEYQQKYGVEIVRRYRKNGANSAGDDVTFSEFLRYLLDEDVERMNEHWMPIYNLCQPCAVRYDFIGSYERLHDDADHVLERIQAPSFIHFPERQAWYKPVTAQTLHYYLCNTQRRLIKELLPKYILDFSLFAYPLPNITSEFCRQ; encoded by the coding sequence ATGCTGATGTTCGGCGTCATCCTGGCCTCCAGCGGGCTGCTCCTCATGATCCAGCGCGGCATCCTCGCACAGGtcgggccgccgccgccgcacccgcccgcggggccgccgTCCCGCCGGGAGccgcccgcggggccggggctggagctggaggtgctgcgGGACACCCGGAACCGCACGATCCGCGCGCTGTGCGGGCAGCGCTCCATGCCCCGCACCGTGTGGGACCTGCCGGCCGGGCAGCGCCGCACCCTGCTCCGGCACCTCCTGGTCAGCGACAAGTACCGCTTCCTCTACTGCTACGTGCCCAAGGTGGCCTGCTCCAACTGGAAGCGCATCCTGAAGGTGCTGGACGGGGCGCTGGAGAGCGTGGACGTGCAGGGGAAGATGGACCACAAGAGCGACCTGGTGTTCCTGGGGGACATGAAGCCCGAGGAGATCAGCTACCGCCTGAAGCACTACTACAAGTTCCTCTTCGTGCGGAACCCCATGGAGAGGCTGCTCTCGGCCTACCGGAACAAGTTCGGGGAGATCAAGGAGTACCAGCAGAAGTACGGCGTGGAGATCGTCCGGAGGTACCGCAAGAACGGCGCGAACTCGGCGGGCGACGACGTGACCTTCTCCGAGTTCCTGCGGTACCTGCTGGACGAGGACGTGGAGCGGATGAACGAGCACTGGATGCCCATCTacaacctgtgccagccctgcgCCGTCAGGTACGACTTCATCGGCTCCTACGAGCGGCTGCACGACGACGCCGACCACGTCCTGGAGCGCATCCAGGCGCCCTCCTTCATCCACTTCCCGGAGCGCCAGGCCTGGTACAAGCCCGTCACGGCCCAGACGCTCCACTACTACCTGTGCAACACCCAGCGCCGGCTCATCAAGGAGCTCCTCCCAAAATACATCCTGGACTTCTCCCTCTTCGCCTACCCCCTCCCCAACATCACCAGCGAGTTCTGCAGGCAGTGA
- the CCDC32 gene encoding coiled-coil domain-containing protein 32: MRMMESADSAVPRSSEDLWAEICSCLPHPELKDSGDAFTDSFMDSYAPGSGSGGSSRPSLKPWAPLNDSEVYLASLERRLMRIKGLSQEVTSKDMLRTLSQAKQECWDRFLQEKFEAECYVEGHDADESTLEHLKRWLQPDKVAISSEEVQCLIPPEPQPEKQENEEEPPAAEQ, from the exons ATGAGGATGATGGAGAGCGCGGACTCCGCGGTGCCCCGGTCCAGCGAGGACCTCTGGGCCGAGATCTGCTCCTGTCTGCCCCATCCCGAGCTCAAGGACAGCGGCGATGCCTTCACAGACTCCTTCATGGACTCCTACGCCCCGGGCAGCGGATCCGGTGGCTCTTCCCGGCCCAGCCTGaagccctgggcacccctgaaCGACTCCGAGGTGTACCTGGCATCCCTGG AGAGAAGACTGATGAGGATCAAGGGCTTGTCCCAGGAGGTGACCTCCAAGGACATGCTGCGCACGCTGTCCCAGGCCAAGCAGGAGTGCTGGGACAGGTTCCTGCAGGAGAAGTTTGAGGCAGAATGTTACGTGGAGGGTCACGATGCTGACGAGAG CACTCTGGAGCACCTGAAGCGCTGGCTGCAGCCTGACAAGGTGGCCATCAGCTCCGAGGAGGTGCAGTGCCTCATCCCGCCGGAACCGCAGCCGGAGAAGCAGGAGAACGAGGAAGAGCCTCCGGCTGCGGAGCAGTGa
- the LOC116788617 gene encoding prolactin-releasing peptide receptor-like: MAQLLNNSWHNSTVPLFTGLDLLLELKPLFIPLYATLVAVACTGNLFLILLIALTKKLHCTTNFLIGNLAVADFVMCLACVPLTVSYAFEARGWLFGVFMCHFVTLLQAATVFVSVLSLTAIAIDRYVVVAYPIRRRIGRRACVCLVACIWLLSIVASVPTSLHTHYLDLNAVGHDMIICEEFWKHEERERLLYSCLMLLLSYMLPLLAVSVSFCAITYRLHRRNVPGAAYRCQDKWTRTKQKTFRVLTVSVVCFAICWLPLQVVNFIRDIDEEFTILDKRYVNVIQVSCHLIAMSSACYNPFIYASLHDKFWFHLSSYFYRKKKSSGTVSCKASRFNTCSTLADAPTSVLDKMALQTRLS; this comes from the coding sequence ATGGCTCAACTGCTCAACAACTCCTGGCACAACAGCACAGTCCCCCTGTTCACCGGCCTGGacctgctcctggagctgaaGCCACTCTTCATCCCACTCTACGCCACGCTGGTGGCCGTGGCCTGCACCGGGAACCTCTTCCTCATCCTGCTCATCGCTCTCACCAAGAAGCTGCACTGCACCACCAACTTCCTGATCGGGAACCTGGCGGTGGCCGACTTCGTCATGTGCCTGGCCTGCGTCCCCCTCACCGTGTCCTACGCCTTCGAGGCGCGGGGGTGGCTCTTCGGCGTGTTCATGTGCCACTTTGTCACCCTGCTGCAGGCTGCCACCGTGTTCGTGTCCGTGCTGTCCCTCACGGCCATCGCCATCGACCGCTACGTGGTGGTGGCGTATCCGATCCGCAGGCGGATCGGCCGCAGGGCCTGCGTGTGCCTCGTGGCCTGCATTTGGCTGCTCTCCATCGTGGCCTCCGTCCCCACCTCGCTGCACACCCACTACCTGGACCTCAACGCCGTCGGCCACGACATGATCATCTGCGAGGAGTTCTGGAAGCACGAGGAGAGGGAGCGGCTGCTCTACTCGTGTCTGATGCTCCTCCTGTCCTACATGCTCCCGCTGCTGGCGGTGTCCGTCTCCTTCTGTGCCATCACCTACCGCCTGCACAGGAGGAACGTGCCGGGCGCTGCCTATCGCTGCCAGGACAAGTGGACCAGGACCAAGCAGAAGACCTTCCGGGTGCTCACCGTCTCCGTGGTCTGTTTTGCCATCTGCTGGCTCCCTCTCCAGGTGGTCAACTTCATCCGGGACATCGACGAGGAGTTCACCATCCTGGACAAGAGGTACGTCAACGTCATCCAGGTCTCGTGCCACCTGATTGCCATGAGCTCCGCCTGCTACAACCCTTTCATCTACGCCTCCCTCCACGACAAGTTCTGGTTCCACCTCAGCAGCTACTTCTACCGCAAGAAGAAGAGCTCTGGCACCGTGTCCTGCAAGGCTTCCCGGTTCAACACCTGCTCCACCCTGGCAGATGCTCCCACCAGCGTCTTGGATAAGATGGCTTTGCAAACCAGGTTATCTTAG